A part of Paenibacillus donghaensis genomic DNA contains:
- a CDS encoding ABC transporter permease — MKGKRQLTAVSGNHLKNKSLGKRIWQNWELYLFMAPALLYFLVFHYGPMYGIQIAFKNFIPSKGITGSPWVGFEHFERFFNSYYFWDLLWNTFSISFYELAIGFPLPIILALAFNEVRNGPFKKTVQTVTYAPHFISVVVMAGMIITFLSPSTGMIVRFIELLGMEPAAFLTDPAWFKTVYVLSGVWQSTGWGTIIYLAALSGVDPQLHEAAIVDGASRFKRMLHINLPTIVPTITIMLILNMGNILGLGFEKILLLQNSLNMEASDVISTYVYRAGLVNAQYSFSTAVGLFNSVVNVILLVTVNKIAKRTSENSLW, encoded by the coding sequence ATGAAGGGGAAAAGACAACTTACAGCGGTATCCGGAAATCATTTGAAGAACAAGTCCCTTGGCAAAAGAATCTGGCAGAACTGGGAACTATATTTATTTATGGCTCCGGCATTACTGTATTTCCTTGTGTTTCATTACGGCCCGATGTACGGCATCCAGATTGCTTTTAAGAATTTTATTCCTTCCAAAGGAATCACGGGCAGTCCGTGGGTCGGTTTTGAACATTTTGAACGTTTTTTTAATTCCTATTATTTCTGGGATCTGCTGTGGAATACATTCAGCATCAGCTTCTATGAACTCGCGATCGGGTTTCCGCTGCCGATTATTCTGGCGCTTGCCTTCAATGAAGTACGGAACGGTCCGTTCAAAAAAACGGTCCAGACGGTTACCTATGCACCGCATTTTATCTCAGTAGTCGTCATGGCAGGGATGATCATAACCTTCCTGTCGCCCTCGACCGGAATGATTGTGCGGTTCATCGAATTGCTGGGAATGGAGCCTGCGGCTTTTCTGACAGATCCCGCCTGGTTTAAAACGGTGTATGTACTGTCAGGGGTATGGCAAAGCACAGGCTGGGGAACGATCATTTACTTGGCTGCCTTATCGGGGGTTGACCCGCAGCTGCATGAAGCTGCGATTGTTGACGGTGCCAGCCGCTTTAAGCGAATGCTGCACATCAACCTGCCGACGATTGTACCCACCATTACCATTATGCTGATTCTGAACATGGGCAACATTCTGGGTCTCGGCTTCGAGAAAATTCTACTGCTGCAGAACTCACTTAATATGGAAGCTTCTGATGTAATCTCCACCTATGTATACCGGGCTGGTCTAGTGAATGCTCAATACAGTTTCTCCACAGCTGTAGGACTGTTCAACTCGGTTGTGAATGTCATTCTGCTGGTTACTGTGAATAAGATTGCCAAACGCACGAGTGAGAATAGCCTTTGGTAG
- a CDS encoding glycoside hydrolase family 3 N-terminal domain-containing protein: protein MKYKDKTFPVADRVQDLLQRMTLTEKIGQMVQPFGWQCYEKQPDGTTLMTESFKRQVARGGVGSLYGTLRADPWTGVTLESGLSPREGAEAVNEIQAYAMKESRLGIPILFGEECSHGHMAIGATVFPVPLALGSMWNPDLYREMCRAVAVETRSQGGAATYSPVLDVVRDPRWGRTEETFGEDPFLIAAMGVEAVKGLQGERLDAEDAVLATLKHFAAYGSSEGGRNSAPVHMGLRELHEVDLLPFRKAVEAGARSLMTAYNEIDGVPCTTSHYLLQNVLREQWGFDGFVITDCGALGMLTNGHNTADSGEAAVAQALLAGIDMEMSGEMLEQHLGAAIAAGRLHESDLDRGVSRILEMKFTLGLFDRPFADPDRAEQLIGSAEHRKLARRIAGESIIMLKNEAATLPLSPNIGRVAVIGPNADNPYNQLGDYTSPQPKGAIVTVLEGIRSALGGDPDRVLYAPGCRIKGDSREGFAYALECAAQADVVVLAIGGSSARDFGEGTIDLLTGASVVTEHAWSDMECGEGIDRSTLHLMGVQLELVQELHKLGKPLVIVYINGRPIAEPWIVQHADAILEAWYPGQEGGHAIADILFGEVNPSGRLTISIPKHVGQLPVYYYKRRTRGKRYLETDFHAEYPFGFGLGFSEFKYSHLQVEPAIIGADGEALVSVQVSNLGARAGAEVVQLYISDLASTITRPEKSLKGFRKITLQPGETQTVTFSVGREQLEFVSADLSRVVEDGDFTVMVGPHSGEYLSAPLRVESGVDEA from the coding sequence ATGAAATATAAGGATAAGACATTTCCTGTAGCAGACCGGGTTCAGGACCTGCTGCAGCGTATGACCCTTACAGAGAAGATTGGACAGATGGTCCAGCCCTTCGGATGGCAGTGTTACGAGAAGCAGCCGGATGGGACAACTCTTATGACGGAGTCGTTCAAACGCCAGGTTGCCCGCGGCGGTGTGGGTTCCTTGTACGGAACCCTCCGGGCCGATCCGTGGACAGGTGTTACCCTGGAGAGCGGGCTCTCGCCCAGAGAAGGAGCGGAGGCGGTCAACGAAATTCAGGCATACGCCATGAAGGAGAGCCGCCTGGGCATTCCGATCCTGTTCGGAGAAGAATGCTCGCATGGGCATATGGCGATTGGAGCGACCGTATTTCCGGTGCCGCTGGCCCTGGGCAGTATGTGGAATCCTGATTTATATCGTGAGATGTGCCGTGCCGTAGCTGTGGAGACCCGCAGTCAGGGCGGAGCGGCGACCTACTCGCCGGTGCTGGATGTGGTGCGTGACCCCCGGTGGGGGCGGACGGAGGAGACTTTTGGCGAAGATCCGTTTCTTATAGCGGCTATGGGTGTGGAGGCTGTCAAAGGCTTGCAAGGAGAGCGTCTGGATGCCGAGGATGCCGTTCTGGCTACCCTGAAGCATTTCGCGGCCTATGGCAGTTCGGAAGGAGGACGGAATTCTGCGCCGGTACACATGGGTCTGCGCGAGCTGCATGAGGTTGACCTGCTTCCGTTCCGCAAGGCTGTAGAGGCCGGAGCCCGCTCTTTAATGACCGCCTATAACGAAATTGATGGTGTTCCTTGTACCACCAGCCATTATTTGCTGCAGAATGTGCTTAGGGAGCAGTGGGGCTTCGACGGATTTGTCATCACGGACTGCGGTGCGCTCGGGATGCTGACGAATGGCCATAACACTGCTGACAGCGGGGAAGCGGCAGTGGCGCAGGCGCTGCTGGCCGGAATCGATATGGAAATGTCGGGCGAGATGCTGGAGCAGCATCTCGGGGCGGCTATCGCCGCCGGACGGCTGCACGAGTCTGATCTGGACCGCGGCGTGTCCCGCATTCTGGAAATGAAGTTTACACTGGGCCTGTTCGACCGTCCCTTTGCTGACCCGGACCGGGCTGAACAGCTGATCGGATCAGCGGAGCACCGCAAGCTCGCCCGCCGCATAGCCGGCGAGAGTATCATCATGCTCAAGAATGAGGCGGCGACGCTGCCTCTATCTCCAAACATCGGGCGCGTAGCGGTGATAGGACCGAATGCAGATAATCCTTACAATCAGTTAGGCGACTACACTTCACCACAGCCTAAGGGAGCGATTGTGACCGTTCTGGAGGGGATCCGCAGCGCTCTTGGCGGGGACCCGGACCGTGTGCTTTATGCGCCGGGCTGCCGGATTAAAGGCGATTCGCGGGAAGGATTCGCGTATGCGCTGGAATGTGCAGCGCAGGCAGATGTTGTTGTTCTGGCTATAGGCGGTTCCAGTGCCAGAGACTTCGGGGAAGGTACGATTGATCTGCTTACCGGAGCGTCCGTGGTGACCGAACATGCCTGGAGCGATATGGAATGTGGCGAGGGAATCGACCGTTCTACACTTCATCTCATGGGTGTGCAGCTGGAACTGGTGCAGGAGCTTCATAAGCTGGGCAAGCCGCTGGTGATCGTCTATATCAACGGCCGTCCGATTGCCGAGCCATGGATTGTGCAGCATGCCGATGCCATCCTGGAAGCGTGGTATCCGGGGCAGGAAGGAGGCCATGCGATTGCCGATATTCTGTTCGGCGAGGTGAATCCTTCCGGCCGGCTGACCATCAGCATACCCAAACATGTGGGGCAGCTCCCGGTGTACTACTACAAACGCAGAACGAGAGGCAAGCGGTATTTGGAGACGGATTTCCATGCGGAATATCCGTTTGGCTTCGGCCTGGGCTTCAGTGAATTTAAGTACAGCCATCTGCAGGTAGAGCCGGCGATCATCGGTGCGGATGGAGAAGCGCTTGTATCTGTGCAGGTCAGCAACTTGGGAGCCAGAGCCGGGGCTGAGGTGGTTCAGCTCTACATTTCAGATCTGGCCTCTACGATTACACGTCCGGAGAAGTCGCTCAAGGGCTTCCGCAAAATCACCCTGCAGCCCGGTGAGACGCAGACCGTTACTTTCAGCGTAGGCCGCGAGCAGCTTGAATTCGTCTCTGCTGATCTGTCGCGGGTAGTGGAGGATGGAGATTTCACGGTGATGGTAGGACCTCATTCCGGGGAATATCTATCGGCACCGCTGCGTGTCGAATCGGGGGTGGATGAAGCGTGA
- a CDS encoding extracellular solute-binding protein, translated as MQTKSKTWKMMLAGVMGLTLLAGCGNSNNADTSGEGTGGVTVSKEGFPIVDKPVTLKMMAPDVGIQNWENMAVLQQMQEKTGITLEYQNAPKDSFETKKNLVFASGDYPDIFYAAGLTTAEQMNYGEQGILIPLEDLIDEYAPNFKALLEENPDVRKSITAPDGHIYSLPVVEFSQHWYRNPLWYNGDFLKALNIEKLPETTEELYTYLKRVKEEDPNGNGLADELPISSVTVTSANLRDIRTWLLGAFGVYEEEIYVDDADKVHYTPLEEGYKEYLVYMNRLWAEELLDHESFSQTAEQKKAKAQNNRVALFSDWHAYMTKGGEPSTNDPMFTPVKSDSVDAPAIAKNRGITTGAFAITESNPQPEASMRWVDYLYSYEGALFFNKGPEGTLWEYTDKEGRVKQYLPVPDGKEMEDYRATLTPNYGIPAPTLSMDDINKGLKTDFDLWVEQETKMKLLDKGARIPFPALFLTVEEQTEISSLNSDLSTYVKQMEAKFITGAEPFGNWDKYLDTVKKMGGERVAEINQAAYDRWKSN; from the coding sequence ATGCAGACAAAAAGTAAAACGTGGAAAATGATGCTGGCCGGAGTTATGGGCCTGACCTTGCTGGCAGGCTGCGGCAATTCCAATAATGCAGATACAAGCGGAGAGGGAACCGGGGGAGTTACGGTGAGCAAGGAAGGTTTTCCGATTGTGGACAAGCCGGTTACCTTGAAGATGATGGCACCTGATGTGGGTATTCAGAACTGGGAGAACATGGCCGTGCTTCAGCAGATGCAGGAGAAGACCGGCATTACGCTTGAATATCAGAACGCGCCTAAAGACAGCTTCGAGACGAAGAAGAATCTGGTGTTCGCCAGTGGGGACTACCCGGATATTTTTTATGCCGCAGGTCTGACGACTGCGGAGCAGATGAATTACGGGGAACAGGGCATTCTGATTCCGCTGGAAGATCTCATTGACGAATATGCACCGAATTTCAAAGCGCTGCTGGAGGAGAACCCGGATGTCCGCAAATCTATCACTGCTCCGGACGGGCATATCTATTCTTTGCCGGTTGTCGAATTCAGCCAGCACTGGTACCGCAACCCGCTCTGGTATAACGGTGACTTCCTGAAGGCGCTGAATATTGAGAAGCTTCCCGAAACGACTGAGGAGCTATACACCTATCTGAAGCGGGTCAAAGAGGAAGATCCGAACGGCAATGGGCTGGCGGATGAACTTCCGATCTCTTCGGTCACGGTGACCTCCGCCAATCTGCGGGATATCCGGACCTGGCTGCTGGGTGCCTTTGGCGTTTATGAGGAAGAGATTTATGTGGATGATGCAGATAAAGTACACTACACGCCGCTTGAGGAAGGTTACAAGGAATATCTGGTCTATATGAACCGGCTGTGGGCGGAGGAGCTGCTGGACCATGAGAGCTTCTCGCAGACGGCGGAACAGAAGAAGGCCAAAGCGCAGAACAACCGGGTTGCCCTATTCTCTGATTGGCATGCTTATATGACCAAGGGCGGAGAGCCTTCCACCAATGATCCGATGTTCACACCTGTAAAAAGCGATTCGGTGGATGCACCGGCCATAGCTAAGAACCGGGGAATTACAACAGGAGCCTTTGCCATCACGGAGAGCAATCCGCAGCCGGAAGCCTCCATGCGTTGGGTGGACTATTTATACTCTTACGAGGGTGCCCTGTTCTTCAATAAAGGACCGGAAGGCACGCTCTGGGAATATACCGATAAGGAAGGAAGAGTCAAGCAGTACCTGCCTGTACCTGACGGCAAAGAAATGGAAGACTACCGGGCTACATTGACCCCTAACTACGGTATTCCGGCTCCTACACTGTCCATGGATGACATTAACAAAGGGCTGAAGACGGATTTCGACCTGTGGGTGGAGCAAGAGACAAAGATGAAGCTGCTCGATAAAGGAGCGCGTATTCCGTTCCCTGCCTTGTTCCTGACTGTGGAAGAACAGACTGAAATCAGCAGTCTCAACTCGGATCTGAGCACCTATGTGAAGCAGATGGAAGCCAAGTTCATCACTGGCGCCGAGCCGTTCGGCAATTGGGATAAATACTTGGATACGGTGAAGAAAATGGGCGGTGAACGGGTAGCTGAAATTAATCAGGCCGCTTATGACCGCTGGAAATCCAACTAA
- a CDS encoding alpha-mannosidase, with protein sequence MTRTTAHLISHTHWDREWYMPYERHHVLLTELMNELLETLEQDERYRYFHLDGQTIIIEDYLQIYPGKRETLEQFIREGRIIIGPWYVLQDEFLTSSEANVRNLLTGHQDAAKYGVISKLGYFPDSFGNMGQAPQLLRQADIETAVFGRGVKPTGFDNMVGELNSSSYESPYSEMFWTSPDGSSVLGLLFANWYSNGNEVPAGPEEAQVFWDKKLADAGKYASTPELLFMNGCDHQPVQKNLGDALDTAKVLYPDVDFVHSSFEQYLNALKPSLPADLVTVNGELRSQHTDGWGTLVNTASARVYLKQLNQQGQTLLEKGAEPLATLAHLVSGRAYPHPLLTYAWKTLMQNHPHDSICGCSVDEVHREMVGRFEKSRHVADAIIEESLTAIAGEVGTSAVGAWDASAIPVVIFNTTGWERSGTVSVEVIAAKRYFKEGPNPAAIAEALDQLELHLEGGRLMDEHGQSLAARAEDLGTHFGYELPKDQFRKPYMARKIRLTFEAGQVPPLGFKTFAWTVSPDTPAEAAASPLTLMERGMANDFLAVQFREDGSYDVTDKRTGRIFAAQGIYEDCGDLGNEYVFRQPDHDIPLTTRGLPARISLVEHEPFRITYEIVHDWQIPASADASFEEEKRRMVPFRQRKASRSVDQVPLRIVTRVSLEAGGTGIQMSATYHNQAKDHRLRVLFPTGLTAATHLADSVFEAAERDTHPAPDWINPSNAQHQQAFVSVSDGSAGLTIANKGLNEYEVLRDGKNTIAVTLLRSVSELGDWGVFPTPEAQCLGQHTVEFALTPHAGEAIESEAFAWAYQYQVPWFAVQTGWQQGSLPATYQPLQWHGRTLALSAFKMSAAHEDVILRWYNLAHQEQDVTLKANFPVDNIYASDILERRKHTEELEEGTLRRNVGQAQIVTYALSPVQHQN encoded by the coding sequence ATGACCCGTACAACCGCTCACCTGATCTCCCATACGCATTGGGACCGGGAATGGTACATGCCTTACGAACGTCATCATGTACTGCTGACCGAGTTGATGAACGAACTCCTGGAGACCCTGGAGCAGGATGAACGTTACCGTTATTTCCACCTGGATGGACAGACCATAATTATTGAAGACTATCTTCAGATCTATCCCGGGAAAAGAGAAACGCTGGAACAATTCATCCGCGAAGGACGGATTATCATCGGTCCCTGGTATGTACTGCAGGATGAGTTTCTGACCAGTTCGGAAGCCAACGTCCGCAATCTGCTGACTGGTCACCAGGATGCGGCGAAGTATGGAGTCATCTCCAAGCTGGGGTACTTCCCCGATTCATTTGGCAACATGGGTCAAGCCCCCCAACTGCTCAGACAGGCCGATATTGAGACTGCGGTATTCGGTCGCGGTGTGAAGCCGACGGGATTTGACAATATGGTCGGCGAGCTGAACAGTTCCAGCTATGAATCGCCTTACTCCGAAATGTTCTGGACTTCTCCCGACGGCTCAAGCGTGCTCGGGCTGCTGTTCGCCAATTGGTACAGCAACGGCAACGAGGTGCCTGCCGGGCCGGAGGAAGCTCAGGTGTTCTGGGATAAGAAGCTGGCCGATGCCGGGAAATACGCATCTACGCCAGAGCTGCTGTTCATGAATGGGTGCGACCATCAGCCTGTGCAAAAGAATCTGGGAGACGCGTTGGACACCGCCAAGGTGCTGTACCCGGATGTGGACTTCGTACACTCCAGCTTCGAGCAGTATTTGAATGCGCTTAAGCCTTCGCTGCCTGCCGATCTCGTGACCGTAAACGGTGAGCTCCGCAGCCAGCATACCGACGGCTGGGGAACGCTGGTCAATACCGCATCTGCCCGTGTCTATCTTAAGCAGCTGAACCAGCAAGGGCAGACGCTGCTGGAGAAGGGAGCCGAACCTCTAGCCACACTGGCGCACCTGGTCAGCGGCCGGGCCTATCCCCACCCATTATTAACCTACGCCTGGAAGACCCTGATGCAGAATCATCCGCATGACAGCATCTGCGGCTGCAGTGTGGACGAGGTCCACCGCGAAATGGTGGGACGCTTCGAGAAGAGCCGGCATGTCGCTGATGCTATCATTGAAGAGAGCCTGACGGCCATTGCCGGAGAGGTAGGTACCTCTGCGGTGGGTGCATGGGATGCATCCGCTATCCCTGTAGTCATCTTCAACACAACCGGCTGGGAACGCAGCGGCACGGTAAGCGTAGAGGTGATCGCTGCCAAGCGTTATTTCAAAGAGGGACCGAATCCGGCGGCCATTGCCGAAGCGCTGGACCAGCTGGAGCTTCATCTGGAGGGAGGCCGGCTGATGGACGAGCACGGGCAGAGCCTTGCTGCCCGTGCGGAGGATTTGGGCACTCATTTCGGATATGAGCTGCCGAAAGACCAGTTCCGCAAGCCGTACATGGCACGCAAAATCCGGCTGACCTTTGAAGCCGGACAGGTGCCGCCGCTTGGGTTTAAGACCTTCGCCTGGACCGTGTCACCCGATACGCCTGCTGAGGCTGCCGCCAGCCCGCTGACGCTGATGGAGCGGGGCATGGCCAATGACTTCCTGGCCGTTCAATTCCGGGAAGACGGCTCCTATGATGTGACAGACAAACGGACCGGCCGGATCTTTGCAGCGCAGGGCATCTACGAAGACTGCGGCGATCTCGGCAATGAATATGTGTTCCGTCAGCCGGATCACGATATTCCGCTGACTACCCGGGGTCTTCCGGCCCGCATCTCACTTGTTGAGCATGAGCCCTTCCGCATCACTTACGAGATCGTGCATGACTGGCAGATTCCGGCTTCCGCCGATGCTTCGTTCGAGGAAGAGAAGCGCAGGATGGTTCCTTTCAGACAGCGCAAGGCATCACGCTCTGTTGATCAAGTGCCGCTGCGTATCGTAACCCGGGTCAGCCTGGAGGCTGGCGGAACAGGCATACAGATGTCTGCCACCTATCATAATCAGGCCAAAGATCACCGGCTGCGTGTTCTCTTCCCTACCGGACTTACAGCTGCTACCCATCTGGCCGATTCCGTATTTGAAGCGGCCGAGCGTGATACTCACCCCGCTCCGGATTGGATCAATCCGAGCAATGCCCAGCATCAGCAGGCATTTGTCAGCGTATCCGACGGCAGCGCCGGTCTCACGATTGCCAACAAAGGTCTCAATGAATATGAGGTGCTGCGCGACGGGAAGAACACCATCGCCGTTACGCTGCTGCGCTCCGTATCAGAGCTGGGTGACTGGGGGGTATTCCCTACACCGGAGGCCCAGTGCCTGGGTCAGCACACTGTGGAGTTTGCTCTTACTCCTCATGCGGGAGAGGCCATCGAGTCGGAGGCATTTGCCTGGGCCTATCAGTATCAGGTCCCCTGGTTCGCCGTTCAGACCGGATGGCAGCAAGGTTCATTGCCAGCCACCTATCAGCCGCTGCAATGGCACGGCCGCACGCTGGCACTATCGGCGTTCAAAATGTCCGCGGCGCATGAGGATGTAATCTTACGCTGGTACAATCTGGCGCACCAGGAGCAGGATGTTACGCTTAAGGCTAATTTCCCTGTGGATAACATATACGCGAGTGATATTCTGGAGCGGCGGAAGCACACCGAGGAGCTTGAAGAAGGAACACTTCGCCGAAATGTGGGCCAAGCCCAAATTGTCACCTATGCGCTAAGTCCGGTTCAACACCAAAATTGA
- a CDS encoding carbohydrate ABC transporter permease, whose protein sequence is MVTTLKESRGDKWFLVSTYIYLCLALIVVVYPLIYILSASISSPQDVNSGAMWLFPKNLTLDGYKLVFENPKIWNGYMNTIIYTALGTLLNLAVTLPASYALSRSDFVGRQLFMGFILFTMFFSGGLVPSYLLIKNLGLINSMGALILPVAASVWNIVVARTFFQSTIPKELQEAAHIDGCTNLRLFIRIILPLSAPIVAVMALFYGVGHWNSYFPSLIYLNDESKYPLQMVLRQILVLQEMSAETTGAAINGEVAMAMNSKAETASLIKYGVIVVSTLPIIAVYPFLQRYFVQGVMIGSVKG, encoded by the coding sequence ATGGTAACTACCCTGAAAGAGTCCCGGGGCGACAAATGGTTCCTTGTAAGTACCTATATCTACCTGTGTCTGGCGCTGATTGTGGTCGTATATCCGCTCATTTATATTCTCAGCGCATCCATCAGCAGCCCACAGGATGTCAATTCGGGAGCGATGTGGCTGTTCCCCAAGAATCTGACCTTAGACGGCTATAAGCTTGTATTCGAGAATCCAAAAATATGGAACGGTTATATGAATACCATCATCTACACGGCGCTAGGTACTCTTCTGAATCTGGCGGTCACCTTGCCTGCATCCTACGCGCTCAGCAGATCGGATTTTGTCGGACGGCAGTTGTTCATGGGCTTCATTCTGTTCACGATGTTCTTCAGCGGCGGCCTGGTGCCGAGCTATCTCCTGATCAAGAACCTGGGTCTTATCAACAGTATGGGAGCTTTGATTCTGCCCGTTGCCGCATCGGTATGGAATATCGTCGTCGCCCGCACCTTTTTTCAGTCCACGATTCCGAAGGAATTGCAGGAAGCGGCCCACATCGACGGCTGTACGAATCTGAGGCTGTTTATCCGCATTATTTTACCGCTGTCCGCGCCGATTGTAGCCGTGATGGCCCTGTTCTACGGAGTAGGACATTGGAACAGTTATTTCCCGTCGTTGATCTATTTGAATGACGAATCCAAGTATCCGCTGCAGATGGTTCTCCGTCAGATTCTCGTCCTTCAGGAGATGTCGGCGGAAACCACAGGTGCTGCGATCAACGGTGAGGTGGCTATGGCCATGAATTCCAAGGCGGAGACAGCATCGCTGATCAAATATGGAGTGATTGTAGTCTCCACACTTCCCATCATCGCTGTATATCCGTTTCTGCAACGTTACTTTGTGCAAGGCGTTATGATTGGATCAGTAAAGGGATAA
- a CDS encoding glycoside hydrolase family 125 protein, protein MNLPASITEYLNEADEQLAHHPKLQQLFRNCFPNTLETTTKLLDDGTTFVFTGDIPAMWLRDSTEQVRHYIPFAKKDPELQRILRGLIARQMFYVNIDPYTNAFNETASDKHYRDTDDCNLNPWMWERKYELDSLCFVVQLAYMYWKEAEQTDIFDPACYQALTSIVDVVGTEQHHGEQSPYHFVRQTLQDTETLQNNGRGMPVNYTGMSWSGFRPSDDSCEFGYNIPSNMFAVVILGYIGEIASEIYKDERLAARSAKLRKEIDFGIRTYGIVNHPKYGRIYAYETDGYGNYSLMDDAGTPGLISIPYIGYVGADDPIYQNTRRFALSFDNPFYFEGQHAKGIGSPHTPGGYVWHMALSMQALTADNDEEIKELIDMLIRTDADTGYMHEGFHPDDPADFSREWFAWSNSLFATLISKAIDKGLV, encoded by the coding sequence ATGAACTTGCCAGCTTCCATTACTGAGTACCTGAACGAAGCCGACGAACAGCTCGCCCATCACCCCAAACTGCAGCAGCTGTTCCGAAACTGTTTCCCTAATACGCTGGAGACTACAACCAAGCTGCTTGATGACGGAACCACCTTTGTGTTCACCGGCGATATCCCGGCCATGTGGCTGCGCGATTCCACCGAGCAGGTGCGCCACTACATTCCTTTTGCCAAAAAAGACCCGGAACTCCAGCGGATTCTCCGCGGCCTGATTGCCCGGCAGATGTTCTACGTGAACATTGACCCGTACACCAATGCTTTTAACGAAACAGCAAGCGACAAGCATTACCGGGACACTGATGACTGCAATCTGAATCCATGGATGTGGGAGCGCAAATATGAGCTCGACTCCCTCTGCTTCGTAGTACAGCTGGCTTATATGTATTGGAAGGAAGCGGAGCAGACCGACATTTTTGACCCTGCCTGCTACCAGGCGCTGACCTCCATCGTGGACGTGGTCGGTACCGAACAGCATCATGGCGAGCAATCACCCTACCATTTTGTGCGCCAGACGCTGCAGGATACGGAGACCTTGCAGAACAACGGGCGCGGCATGCCCGTCAATTATACCGGCATGAGCTGGTCCGGCTTCCGTCCCAGCGATGACAGCTGTGAGTTCGGCTATAATATCCCTTCGAATATGTTCGCCGTGGTCATTCTGGGATATATCGGGGAGATCGCAAGTGAGATCTATAAGGATGAGCGACTGGCCGCCCGGTCCGCCAAGCTGCGCAAAGAGATCGACTTCGGCATCCGGACGTACGGAATCGTGAATCATCCGAAATACGGCAGAATCTATGCTTATGAAACTGACGGCTACGGTAATTATTCACTGATGGATGATGCCGGGACGCCGGGACTGATCTCGATTCCTTATATCGGTTATGTAGGTGCGGATGATCCGATCTATCAGAATACCCGCCGGTTTGCCCTCAGCTTTGACAATCCGTTCTACTTTGAAGGACAACATGCCAAAGGGATCGGCAGTCCGCATACGCCGGGAGGTTATGTGTGGCATATGGCCTTGTCCATGCAGGCGCTGACGGCAGACAACGATGAGGAGATCAAAGAACTGATCGATATGCTTATCCGCACAGACGCTGATACCGGGTATATGCACGAAGGCTTCCATCCGGACGATCCCGCCGACTTCTCGCGCGAGTGGTTCGCCTGGTCCAACAGCCTGTTCGCTACACTGATCAGCAAGGCCATAGATAAAGGGCTGGTCTAG
- a CDS encoding ketoacyl-ACP synthase III has translation MEHITIRHAAYYHPERIIYNEYYLDHFKQMGKDIKRFLEVMGRERRYIAEADGENSLTMGLEAARKVLQEASLTGEDMDMIVFASQTPEYTYPTNALLLHHMLQGKRRTITQDSNANCAGMVAAVEQASRYMQANPSIHYTLVVGSDYSSINCNPEDEITYPNFGDAAAAVILERSKEPGGLIDSLYYTNSDDCYNIMFPACGLSNIYQEGITPEQIRIRWTPFDGTVCVAAAIADLKELLVRNHLTTDDISAFCLSQFSLKNIQLIQEGLGLNDEKFIYVGDEFGYTATSSPFIAFQRGVEDGRIKRGDYVFFWSVGAGWQIPTMLFQY, from the coding sequence TTGGAACATATAACCATTCGACATGCCGCTTATTACCATCCGGAACGTATCATTTATAACGAGTATTACCTCGATCATTTTAAACAGATGGGCAAGGATATCAAACGATTCTTAGAGGTGATGGGCCGGGAACGGAGATATATAGCGGAGGCCGATGGGGAGAACTCCTTGACCATGGGGCTGGAGGCAGCCCGCAAGGTACTGCAGGAGGCCAGCCTTACGGGCGAAGATATGGATATGATCGTATTCGCTTCGCAGACGCCGGAGTATACCTATCCTACCAACGCACTTTTGCTGCATCATATGCTCCAGGGTAAACGCCGCACCATCACCCAGGACTCCAACGCCAACTGCGCCGGAATGGTCGCTGCGGTAGAGCAGGCAAGCCGTTACATGCAGGCTAATCCGTCCATTCACTATACGCTGGTGGTTGGCAGTGACTACAGCTCCATCAACTGCAACCCTGAGGATGAGATCACATACCCGAACTTCGGTGATGCGGCAGCGGCTGTCATTCTGGAGCGCAGCAAGGAGCCGGGAGGACTTATTGATTCCTTGTATTACACCAACTCAGATGATTGCTATAATATTATGTTTCCAGCTTGTGGATTATCCAATATTTATCAAGAAGGCATCACACCCGAGCAGATTCGTATCCGGTGGACACCGTTTGACGGTACTGTCTGTGTAGCTGCCGCAATCGCCGATCTGAAAGAGCTGCTTGTTCGGAACCATCTGACCACCGATGACATTTCAGCCTTCTGCCTGTCGCAGTTCTCGCTGAAGAACATTCAACTCATCCAGGAAGGACTGGGCCTGAATGACGAGAAGTTTATTTATGTGGGCGATGAATTTGGCTATACGGCAACGAGCAGTCCGTTTATCGCTTTTCAGCGCGGAGTGGAAGACGGCCGGATCAAACGCGGCGATTATGTGTTCTTCTGGTCTGTAGGCGCAGGCTGGCAGATCCCTACGATGCTGTTCCAGTATTAA